The proteins below come from a single Ahaetulla prasina isolate Xishuangbanna chromosome 16, ASM2864084v1, whole genome shotgun sequence genomic window:
- the FUBP3 gene encoding far upstream element-binding protein 3 isoform X1, whose product MAAKIGEISHVNNSAPLVDPSVYGYGVKRALEDGSLRVNWLHGSQIRDNPRIGNQLGALVHQRAVITEDFKVPDKMVGFIIGRGGEQISRIQAESGCKIQIASDSGGMAERPCMLTGSPESIEQAKRLLGHIVDRCRNGPGFHNDVEGNNTVQEILIPASKVGLVIGKGGETIKQLQERTGVKMIMIQDGPLPTGADKPLRITGDAFKVQQAREMVLEIIREKDQADFRGVRNDFTSRMGGSIEVSVPRFAVGIVIGRNGEMIKKIQNDAGVRIQFKPDDGISPERIAQVMGLPDRCQHAGHIITELILTAQERDGFGSLAVTRGRGRGRGDWSLGTPGGMQEITYTVPADKCGLVIGKGGENIKSINQQSGAHVELQRNPPPNTDPNVRIFTIRGVPQQIELARHLIDEKVGGTNLGGPGGFSQAPFSQPPATTHQNGPQAFMTQGWGSTYQTWQQPGQQVPSQQSQQQNSQPDYSKAWEDYYKKQSHAATAVSQASNQPDYTMAWAEYYRQQAAYYGQTLGQAHSQEQ is encoded by the exons ATGGCTGCTAAAATTGGAGAAATTTCTCACGTGAATAATTCTGCACCCCTCGTGGACCCCTCGGTGTACGGTTACGGAGTAAAGCGGGCTTTGGAAGACGGga gtCTCCGTGTAAACTGGCTTCATGGATCGCAGATAAGAGACAACCCCAGAA TAGGTAACCAGTTAGGAGCCCTAGTACATCAAAG GGCGGTAATAACCGAAGATTTCAAAGTGCCTGACAAAATGGTTGGATTCA tTATCGGCAGGGGCGGTGAGCAAATCTCCCGGATTCAGGCAGAATCAGGGTGCAAAATTCAGATAGCATCAG ACAGCGGTGGGATGGCAGAACGGCCTTGCATGCTGACCGGATCCCCAGAGAGCATCGA ACAAGCGAAACGACTCCTGGGCCACATCGTAGATCGTTGTAGGAATGGACCCGGCTTTCACAACGACGTGGAGGGCAACAACACCGTGCAGGAAATCCTCATCCCGGCCTCCAAAGTGGGTCTGGTGATCGGGAAAGGCGGTGAAACGATAAAACAATTGCAG GAACGAACCGGCGTGAAAATGATCATGATCCAAGATGGCCCTTTACCGACCGGAGCAGATAAACCTCTTCGGATTACGGGAGACGCTTTTAAAGTACAG CAAGCCCGAGAGATGGTATTGGAGATTATCCGAGAGAAAGATCAGGCCGACTTTCGGGGAGTACGCAACGATTTTACATCCAGAATGGGAGGAAGCATAGAG GTCTCTGTGCCCAGATTCGCCGTGGGGATCGTAATAGGAAGAAACGGCGAAATGATCAAGAAAATTCAGAACGACGCTGGGGTTAGGATTCAGTTTAAACCAG ATGACGGTATTAGCCCAGAAAGAATCGCGCAGGTCATGGGCCTCCCCGACCGATGCCAGCACGCAGGTCACATTATCACCGAGCTCATCCTCACGGCACAG GAGCGCGACGGTTTCGGGAGCCTCGCCGTCACCCGGGGCAGAGGGCGCGGACGGGGAGACTGGAGCCTGGGCACGCCCGGCGGCATGCAGGAAATCACTTACACGGTGCCCGCAGACAAATGCGGCCTGGTGATCGGCAAAG GAGGGGAGAACATCAAGAGCATAAACCAGCAGTCGGGGGCTCACGTGGAACTCCAGCGGAACCCTCCTCCCAACACGGACCCGAACGTTCGGATATTCACCATCCGGGGGGTGCCCCAGCAGATCGAGCTCGCCAGACACTTGATCGATGAGAAAGTGGGG GGCACCAACCTAGGTGGGCCCGGAGGATTTAGCCAGGCTCCTTTCAGCCAGCCACCTGCGACGACTCATCAAAA CGGTCCCCAGGCATTCATGACCCAAGGCTGGGGAAGCACTTACCAGACGTGGCAGCAACCAGGACAGCAGGTCCCAA GTCAGCAAAGCCAGCAGCAGAATAGCCAACCGGATTACAGCAAGGCATGGGAAGACTATTACAAGAAGCAGA gtCACGCTGCCACAGCTGTTTCCCAAGCCAGCAACCAGCCAGACTACACAATGGCCTGGGCAGAGTATTACCGACAACAGGCGGCCTACTACGGGCAGACGTTAGGGCAGGCTCACAGCCAG GAGCAGTAG
- the FUBP3 gene encoding far upstream element-binding protein 3 isoform X2, translated as MAAKIGEISHVNNSAPLVDPSVYGYGVKRALEDGSLRVNWLHGSQIRDNPRSNQLGALVHQRAVITEDFKVPDKMVGFIIGRGGEQISRIQAESGCKIQIASDSGGMAERPCMLTGSPESIEQAKRLLGHIVDRCRNGPGFHNDVEGNNTVQEILIPASKVGLVIGKGGETIKQLQERTGVKMIMIQDGPLPTGADKPLRITGDAFKVQQAREMVLEIIREKDQADFRGVRNDFTSRMGGSIEVSVPRFAVGIVIGRNGEMIKKIQNDAGVRIQFKPDDGISPERIAQVMGLPDRCQHAGHIITELILTAQERDGFGSLAVTRGRGRGRGDWSLGTPGGMQEITYTVPADKCGLVIGKGGENIKSINQQSGAHVELQRNPPPNTDPNVRIFTIRGVPQQIELARHLIDEKVGGTNLGGPGGFSQAPFSQPPATTHQNGPQAFMTQGWGSTYQTWQQPGQQVPSQQSQQQNSQPDYSKAWEDYYKKQSHAATAVSQASNQPDYTMAWAEYYRQQAAYYGQTLGQAHSQEQ; from the exons ATGGCTGCTAAAATTGGAGAAATTTCTCACGTGAATAATTCTGCACCCCTCGTGGACCCCTCGGTGTACGGTTACGGAGTAAAGCGGGCTTTGGAAGACGGga gtCTCCGTGTAAACTGGCTTCATGGATCGCAGATAAGAGACAACCCCAGAA GTAACCAGTTAGGAGCCCTAGTACATCAAAG GGCGGTAATAACCGAAGATTTCAAAGTGCCTGACAAAATGGTTGGATTCA tTATCGGCAGGGGCGGTGAGCAAATCTCCCGGATTCAGGCAGAATCAGGGTGCAAAATTCAGATAGCATCAG ACAGCGGTGGGATGGCAGAACGGCCTTGCATGCTGACCGGATCCCCAGAGAGCATCGA ACAAGCGAAACGACTCCTGGGCCACATCGTAGATCGTTGTAGGAATGGACCCGGCTTTCACAACGACGTGGAGGGCAACAACACCGTGCAGGAAATCCTCATCCCGGCCTCCAAAGTGGGTCTGGTGATCGGGAAAGGCGGTGAAACGATAAAACAATTGCAG GAACGAACCGGCGTGAAAATGATCATGATCCAAGATGGCCCTTTACCGACCGGAGCAGATAAACCTCTTCGGATTACGGGAGACGCTTTTAAAGTACAG CAAGCCCGAGAGATGGTATTGGAGATTATCCGAGAGAAAGATCAGGCCGACTTTCGGGGAGTACGCAACGATTTTACATCCAGAATGGGAGGAAGCATAGAG GTCTCTGTGCCCAGATTCGCCGTGGGGATCGTAATAGGAAGAAACGGCGAAATGATCAAGAAAATTCAGAACGACGCTGGGGTTAGGATTCAGTTTAAACCAG ATGACGGTATTAGCCCAGAAAGAATCGCGCAGGTCATGGGCCTCCCCGACCGATGCCAGCACGCAGGTCACATTATCACCGAGCTCATCCTCACGGCACAG GAGCGCGACGGTTTCGGGAGCCTCGCCGTCACCCGGGGCAGAGGGCGCGGACGGGGAGACTGGAGCCTGGGCACGCCCGGCGGCATGCAGGAAATCACTTACACGGTGCCCGCAGACAAATGCGGCCTGGTGATCGGCAAAG GAGGGGAGAACATCAAGAGCATAAACCAGCAGTCGGGGGCTCACGTGGAACTCCAGCGGAACCCTCCTCCCAACACGGACCCGAACGTTCGGATATTCACCATCCGGGGGGTGCCCCAGCAGATCGAGCTCGCCAGACACTTGATCGATGAGAAAGTGGGG GGCACCAACCTAGGTGGGCCCGGAGGATTTAGCCAGGCTCCTTTCAGCCAGCCACCTGCGACGACTCATCAAAA CGGTCCCCAGGCATTCATGACCCAAGGCTGGGGAAGCACTTACCAGACGTGGCAGCAACCAGGACAGCAGGTCCCAA GTCAGCAAAGCCAGCAGCAGAATAGCCAACCGGATTACAGCAAGGCATGGGAAGACTATTACAAGAAGCAGA gtCACGCTGCCACAGCTGTTTCCCAAGCCAGCAACCAGCCAGACTACACAATGGCCTGGGCAGAGTATTACCGACAACAGGCGGCCTACTACGGGCAGACGTTAGGGCAGGCTCACAGCCAG GAGCAGTAG